The proteins below are encoded in one region of Belonocnema kinseyi isolate 2016_QV_RU_SX_M_011 chromosome 1, B_treatae_v1, whole genome shotgun sequence:
- the LOC117181632 gene encoding histone H2A: MSGRGKGGKVKGKSKTRSSRAGLQFPVGRIHRLLRKGNYAERVGAGAPVYLAAVMEYLAAEVLELAGNAARDNKKTRIIPRHLQLAIRNDEELNKLLSGVTIAQGGVLPNIQAVLLPKKTEKKA, encoded by the coding sequence atgtcTGGTCGTGGAAAAGGTGGCAAAGTCAAGGGAAAGTCAAAGACCCGTTCCAGCAGGGCTGGACTTCAATTCCCCGTTGGTAGAATCCATCGTCTTCTCCGCAAAGGAAATTATGCTGAGAGAGTAGGAGCCGGAGCTCCAGTTTACTTGGCAGCTGTCATGGAATATTTGGCCGCCGAAGTTTTGGAATTGGCTGGAAATGCTGCCCGTGACAACAAAAAGACGAGAATCATCCCTCGTCATTTACAGTTGGCCATCAGAAACGATGAGGAATTGAACAAACTTCTCTCTGGTGTTACCATCGCTCAGGGTGGAGTTCTGCCGAACATACAGGCTGTTCTTTTACCCAAGAAGACCGAAAAGAAAGCATAA